The proteins below come from a single Pirellulales bacterium genomic window:
- a CDS encoding alpha-1,4-glucan--maltose-1-phosphate maltosyltransferase: MQPLESGRRRVVMEGIRPQVDGGRFAMKRIVGDGVVVEADVFTDGHEELAVKLQHRHEDESEWHELPMVPLGNDRWRGEFSVHRLGRHRYRIESWVDRFLSWRHDLEKRAAVGQDLHVDLLIGMELVRAATQRASGIDSQRLAQFAERIAAEGSFQSSSPSTRCAVAAHADLLALMDRYADRTLATMSHEIPIAVDDERAAFSAWYELFPRSYGKEIGQHGTLQDAIARLPYIAEMGFDVLYLPPIHPIGRAFRKGKNNAATADPSDVGSPWAIGGPEGGHKAIHPQLGTTDDFHALVAAAADRNIELALDIAFQCSPDHPYVREHPNWFRGRPDGTIQYAENPPKKYQDIFPFDFECDDWRALWEELTSIFLFWIEHGVRIFRVDNPHTKPFAFWETCIAEVKRVRPDAIFLSEAFTRPKIMYRLAKLGFTQSYTYFTWRNSKQELTEYFTELSQSALADVFRPNLWPNTPDVLHSYLQTGGRPAFIARAILAATLGANYGIYGAAFELLEHAPREPGSEEYLNSEKYELKRWEFERPDSLRELLARLNRIRREHAALQRNGSVTFHAIDSDQLLAFSKQAAIGDDKVLVVVNLDPHQTHSGWLELPAEYADGCEAIDLLATSAFRWHSPRVYIELNPQTAVAHVFHLRR, from the coding sequence ATGCAGCCGTTGGAATCAGGTCGCCGCCGCGTTGTGATGGAAGGGATTCGCCCACAGGTCGATGGGGGGCGGTTTGCAATGAAGCGGATCGTCGGCGACGGCGTCGTCGTCGAAGCCGACGTATTCACCGATGGCCACGAAGAACTCGCCGTCAAGCTTCAGCATCGCCACGAAGATGAATCGGAATGGCACGAGTTGCCGATGGTGCCGCTGGGAAATGATCGCTGGCGAGGCGAGTTTTCCGTCCATCGCCTGGGGCGGCATCGTTATCGAATCGAATCCTGGGTCGATCGTTTTCTATCCTGGCGTCATGATCTGGAGAAACGCGCCGCTGTAGGGCAAGACTTGCACGTCGATCTGCTAATCGGCATGGAGCTTGTACGAGCTGCCACCCAGCGAGCGAGCGGAATCGACTCGCAGCGGCTTGCCCAGTTTGCAGAGCGAATCGCGGCTGAAGGCTCGTTTCAATCGTCCAGCCCGTCGACGCGATGCGCGGTTGCCGCACATGCTGATTTACTCGCCTTGATGGATCGATACGCCGATCGCACCCTGGCGACAATGTCGCACGAAATACCGATTGCAGTTGACGACGAGCGGGCCGCGTTCAGTGCTTGGTACGAACTCTTTCCCCGGTCGTATGGCAAGGAAATCGGACAGCATGGAACGCTGCAAGACGCGATCGCTCGGCTGCCGTATATTGCTGAGATGGGGTTCGACGTGCTCTATCTGCCGCCGATCCATCCCATCGGACGGGCGTTTCGCAAGGGCAAGAACAATGCCGCAACCGCCGACCCGAGCGATGTCGGCAGCCCGTGGGCAATTGGCGGACCCGAAGGTGGACACAAAGCGATTCATCCCCAACTCGGCACGACCGACGATTTTCACGCGCTGGTGGCCGCCGCAGCGGATCGCAACATCGAACTCGCGCTGGACATCGCCTTTCAATGCTCACCCGACCATCCCTATGTCCGCGAGCATCCGAATTGGTTTCGCGGTCGGCCCGACGGCACGATCCAGTATGCCGAGAACCCGCCAAAGAAATATCAGGACATTTTCCCGTTCGATTTCGAATGCGACGATTGGCGCGCCCTCTGGGAAGAACTCACGAGCATCTTCTTATTTTGGATCGAGCACGGCGTGCGAATCTTCCGAGTCGATAATCCCCACACGAAACCATTCGCCTTTTGGGAAACTTGCATCGCCGAAGTGAAACGAGTGCGGCCCGATGCGATCTTTCTTTCCGAGGCCTTCACGCGGCCCAAGATCATGTATCGACTGGCAAAGCTCGGATTCACGCAATCGTACACCTATTTCACTTGGCGAAATTCGAAGCAGGAGTTGACCGAATACTTCACCGAGCTTTCACAGTCGGCGCTGGCCGATGTGTTTCGCCCAAACCTGTGGCCGAACACACCGGACGTTCTGCATTCCTATTTGCAAACCGGCGGCCGGCCGGCGTTTATCGCGAGGGCGATTCTGGCGGCGACGCTTGGGGCAAACTATGGTATCTATGGAGCGGCGTTCGAGCTGCTAGAGCACGCCCCGCGAGAGCCTGGCAGTGAAGAGTATTTGAATTCGGAGAAATATGAACTCAAGCGTTGGGAATTCGAACGCCCCGATAGCCTGCGCGAACTGCTCGCGCGGTTGAATCGCATCCGCAGGGAGCACGCGGCCTTGCAGCGCAACGGCAGTGTTACATTCCATGCAATCGACAGCGATCAGTTGTTGGCGTTCAGCAAACAGGCGGCAATCGGCGACGACAAAGTACTTGTCGTGGTCAATCTCGATCCTCACCAAACCCACAGTGGCTGGCTGGAGTTGCCCGCCGAATATGCTGATGGTTGCGAGGCGATCGACTTGTTGGCCACGAGTGCGTTCCGCTGGCATTCGCCGCGCGTGTACATTGAATTGAATCCACAAACGGCGGTCGCCCATGTGTTTCATTTACGCCGCTGA
- the glgX gene encoding glycogen debranching protein GlgX has translation MRVWPGQPYPLGATWDGRGVNFALYSEHATKAELCLFDSPDAKTEAERIELPEYDDMVFHGYLPDVAPGQIYGYRVHGPYEPAKGHRFNPNKVLLDPYAKCIARPVRWADSMFSYKLGSDKGDLSFDKRDNARYAPLGKVIDTAFTWGDDRPPRTPWHKTLIYELHVKGFTKLHPDVPESFRGTYSGLGTDPVIKHLKDLGISAVELLPVHHHLNDRHLVEKGLTNYWGYNTLNFFAPEIDYARTNSPLDAVVQFKTMVRNLHSAGIEVILDVVYNHTAEGNQMGPTLSFRGIDNAAYYRLSPEDPRYYMDFTGCGNTLQMQNPRVLQHIMDSLRYWVLDMHVDGFRFDLASTLARELHEVNKLGAFFDIIHQDPVLSQVKLIAEPWDLGAGGYMVGNFPVLWSEWNGKYRDCVRKYWKGDAGVVPEFATRFCGSSDLYAWSKRPPNASINFVTCHDGFTLEDLVSYDHKHNEANGEDGRDGADDNNSWNCGVEGPTDNPEILDLRNRKKRAILTTLMCSQGVAMLLAGDEIGHTKRGNNNCYCQDNDITWLHWNLDDTKQELLAFVRRLVRLYFSQPVLQRRRFFHGEKLEGSPIPDILWLDPNGKEMAQEAWDVGYVRCLGVQLYGKHVDVNEHGEPINGDTLLILFNGDQKLDIPFVLPTFDGCTQWQRLLDTADLNLDHRKLPVGEKYPLRACSVAILRVLGADAMPMPMSPIELPPASSTKDRPPVATTTEVQRNPPTAANPSSTG, from the coding sequence ATGAGAGTCTGGCCGGGACAACCGTATCCGCTCGGCGCCACTTGGGATGGGCGCGGAGTCAATTTCGCTTTGTACTCCGAGCATGCCACGAAAGCCGAACTCTGCCTGTTCGATTCGCCGGACGCCAAGACCGAAGCAGAACGGATCGAGTTGCCCGAGTACGACGACATGGTCTTCCACGGCTACTTGCCGGATGTCGCGCCAGGCCAAATCTACGGCTATCGCGTTCATGGCCCGTACGAGCCGGCTAAAGGACATCGCTTTAATCCGAACAAAGTGCTGCTCGATCCCTACGCGAAATGCATCGCCCGCCCCGTCCGTTGGGCCGATTCGATGTTTTCTTACAAGTTGGGAAGCGACAAGGGCGACTTGTCGTTCGACAAGCGCGACAATGCCCGCTACGCCCCACTGGGAAAAGTGATCGACACGGCATTCACCTGGGGAGACGACCGCCCGCCGCGTACGCCCTGGCATAAAACGTTGATCTACGAACTGCACGTCAAGGGCTTCACGAAGCTGCACCCCGATGTGCCAGAATCGTTTCGCGGCACCTATTCGGGCCTGGGAACCGATCCGGTTATCAAGCACCTCAAGGATCTGGGGATCTCGGCGGTGGAATTATTGCCGGTGCATCATCATTTGAATGACCGTCATTTGGTGGAAAAGGGCCTGACGAATTATTGGGGCTACAATACGCTGAATTTCTTCGCCCCTGAAATCGACTATGCAAGAACGAACTCGCCGCTCGATGCCGTCGTGCAATTCAAAACCATGGTTCGCAATTTACACTCGGCCGGCATCGAAGTGATTCTCGACGTGGTTTACAACCACACGGCGGAAGGCAATCAGATGGGACCGACACTGTCGTTCCGCGGCATCGATAACGCGGCCTACTATCGGCTTTCGCCGGAGGATCCACGCTACTATATGGACTTCACAGGCTGCGGCAACACTTTGCAAATGCAAAACCCGCGCGTGTTGCAGCATATTATGGATAGCTTGCGCTACTGGGTGCTGGACATGCACGTCGATGGGTTTCGGTTTGACCTAGCTAGTACGCTGGCACGGGAACTGCACGAAGTCAATAAACTGGGAGCTTTTTTCGACATCATCCATCAAGATCCCGTGCTTTCTCAAGTCAAGCTGATCGCCGAGCCGTGGGATTTGGGTGCCGGCGGCTACATGGTCGGAAATTTTCCGGTGCTGTGGTCGGAATGGAACGGCAAATATCGCGACTGCGTGCGCAAGTATTGGAAAGGAGACGCGGGCGTCGTTCCCGAGTTTGCCACGCGGTTTTGTGGTTCCAGCGATCTCTATGCCTGGAGCAAGCGGCCGCCGAATGCGAGCATTAACTTTGTCACCTGTCACGACGGGTTTACGCTCGAAGACTTGGTCTCCTACGACCACAAACACAATGAAGCCAATGGAGAAGATGGCCGAGACGGGGCCGACGACAACAATAGTTGGAATTGTGGCGTCGAAGGGCCGACGGACAATCCAGAGATTCTCGACTTGCGCAATCGCAAAAAACGAGCGATTTTGACGACGCTGATGTGCTCGCAGGGTGTCGCGATGCTCTTGGCGGGCGACGAAATCGGCCATACGAAGCGCGGCAACAACAACTGCTATTGTCAAGACAACGACATCACCTGGCTCCACTGGAACCTCGACGATACGAAACAGGAGTTGCTTGCCTTTGTCCGCCGGCTTGTGCGGCTCTATTTTTCGCAGCCTGTTCTCCAGCGCCGGCGTTTTTTCCACGGCGAAAAACTGGAAGGTTCGCCCATCCCCGACATTTTGTGGCTCGATCCCAATGGTAAGGAGATGGCTCAAGAGGCCTGGGATGTCGGATACGTGCGTTGCCTTGGCGTACAACTTTACGGCAAGCACGTGGACGTGAACGAGCACGGCGAACCGATCAACGGCGATACGCTGCTGATCTTGTTCAACGGCGACCAAAAACTCGATATCCCGTTTGTATTGCCCACGTTCGATGGTTGCACCCAGTGGCAGCGGTTGCTCGACACTGCCGATTTGAATCTCGACCACCGCAAGCTTCCCGTGGGGGAAAAATATCCGCTTCGGGCCTGTTCGGTTGCCATCCTCCGCGTACTGGGCGCCGATGCCATGCCCATGCCCATGTCGCCCATCGAGTTGCCGCCAGCCAGTTCGACCAAAGATCGGCCACCTGTCGCCACGACAACCGAAGTGCAAAGGAATCCGCCGACCGCAGCGAATCCCTCAAGTACCGGCTAA